In Anguilla rostrata isolate EN2019 chromosome 1, ASM1855537v3, whole genome shotgun sequence, a genomic segment contains:
- the LOC135257583 gene encoding Krueppel-like factor 10 yields the protein MYGSFAKKMLNCAHYHHHQPCDGQLAGAAGPRDGAGLWRYPAERGDIEAVEALMAMSSSWKAGGHAPRDLRPLTPSSDISEEGALVPGSAEFQGSPFCMTPPCSPSDFEPMHPAQSAVCQTLQPEEELGPAPAVLPRSYTASVIRHTADSLPCTCSACPADRPDRDSCGERVPGGGGGAGCPSDVPMDRGARVDPVLPASGPSGPLLTLTPVTMTAPTGPPAPTLPSCSAPAPTCPTASAPAGLAPVKVSPVPVLSQVVSVPRATRPVAIMPAPGPAESQQQSAVCQPLVLMGGQVARGPVMFLVPQLVTPKQPLAGATAVGSRLPAIAPAPGFVPVVQKSSPPPAEPRVRNHVCSHPSCGKTYFKSSHLKAHTRTHTGEKPFFCSWEGCERRFARSDELSRHRRTHTGEKRFACPMCHSRFMRSDHLAKHARRHLSAKKVPYWQMEVSFLKDFTTVCPPPLALP from the exons atgtacggtagttttgcaaagaaaatgttaaactgTGCGCATtatcaccaccaccagccttGTGAT GGTCAGCTGGCAGGGGCGGCCGGACCGAGGGACGGCGCGGGGCTCTGGCGCTACCCGGCGGAGAGGGGCGACATCGAGGCCGTGGAGGCGCTCATGGCCATGAGCAGCAGCTGGAAGGCCGGGGGCCACGCCCCCCGCGACCTCCGACCCCTCACGCCGTCTTCGGACATCTCTGAGGAGGGCGCCCTCGTGCCCGGCTCTGCGGAATTTCAGGGGTCGCCCTTT tgtatgACACCACCGTGCAGCCCTTCAGACTTTGAGCCCATGCACCCCGCTCAGTCTGCTGTGTGCCAGACGCTGCAGCCGGAGGAGGAGCTGGGTCCAGCGCCCGCCGTGCTGCCCAGGTCCTACACCGCCAGCGTGATCCGCCACACGGCCGACTCCCTGCCCTGCACCTGCAGCGCCTGTCCCGCCGACCGGCCGGACCGTGACTCCTGCGGGGAGCGGGTgcccggcgggggcggcggtgcCGGGTGCCCGTCGGACGTGCCGATGGACCGAGGCGCCAGGGTGGACCCCGTGCTGCCAGCCTCCGGCCCCTCAGGACCGCTATTGACACTGACCCCAGTTACTATGACTGCCCCAACTGGCCCTCCTGCCCCTACTCTGCCTAGCTGTTCTGCCCCTGCCCCAACTTGCCCTACTGCCTCTGCCCCGGCTGGTTTGGCCCCTGTGAAGGTCTCTCCGGTGCCTGTCCTCAGCCAGGTGGTCTCCGTGCCCCGTGCCACGCGCCCCGTGGCCATCATGCCCGCCCCGGGCCCCGCAGAGAGCCAGCAGCAGTCAGCGGTCTGCCAGCCCCTGGTGCTCATGGGAGGGCAGGTCGCCAGGGGCCCCGTCATGTTCCTCGTCCCCCAGCTGGTGACCCCAAAGCAGCCCCTGGCGGGCGCGACCGCCGTCGGCAGCAGGCTTCCCGCCATCGCCCCGGCGCCTGGCTTTGTCCCTGTGGTGCAGAAGAGCAGCCCGCCGCCCGCGGAGCCACGGGTTCGAAACCACGTCTGCTCCCACCCCAGCTGTGGGAAGACCTACTTCAAGAGCTCCCATCTGAAGGCCCACACGAGGACTCACACAG GTGAGAAGCCTTTCTTCTGCAGCTGGGAGGGGTGCGAGAGACGATTCGCCCGCTCGGACGAGCTGTCCCGCCACCGCCGCACCCACACGGGGGAGAAGCGCTTCGCCTGTCCCATGTGCCACAGCCGCTTCATGCGCAGCGACCACCTGGCCAAGCATGCCCGCCGGCACCTGAGCGCCAAGAAAGTGCCCTACTGGCAGATGGAGGTCAGCTTCCTCAAGGACTTCACCACAGTGTGCCCTCCGCCCTTAGCTTTGCCCTGA